One genomic segment of Paenibacillus sp. FSL H8-0332 includes these proteins:
- a CDS encoding ABC transporter ATP-binding protein yields MDRIQGKGFLSNGVRCLRLLFQVNPGMSYTYIGVALLQALSWVLQVLLLQRFLDAAAAYATGRIGFRMILLSLGALALMYLFYHVMDGLGNCYEEIYGLSVGKHLNLMIFRRVDSLQVSEFEDTKRLDYIDKAVNGSGKLIWIGTTLLDILFYYTTYFVFIGWYLFTLKPVLALSIVVVFVPVMLSEWVLMSAFRNLEAAAAPIRRENDYYEQCLTDKKYLSETRLLGATAFFENLYTSALQRLNAIVLRTQVRKHLVQLILNIVTVIGYGLIVYMLFVSVMRQEISIGAFAAVLASIGSLYRFMNKLITERIAWATENIGSTEHFLDFIDEPVQRTSNMPRPADSDIELKAVRFRYPTATRNAVEEIDLIIPNKQTLAIVGENGSGKTTLCRIIMGLYPPSAGEVWYGKVEASRTSYERTSAVFQHYRKYNETIRENVRISQYSKPADDTAVVSTCEEAGVLLSGEGVKEGLNTMLGREFGGTDLSGGQWQRVAIARGLFRDSDLMILDEPTAAIDPLEETRLYNDFAALCRDKTAVLVSHRLGSVKLADRILVMKDGRIVQDGTHEELMSIDGEYRTMYEAQRKWYV; encoded by the coding sequence ATGGATAGAATACAGGGGAAGGGATTCCTGAGCAACGGGGTCAGATGCCTGCGGCTTTTATTCCAGGTGAATCCCGGGATGTCTTATACGTACATCGGTGTTGCCTTGCTCCAGGCGTTGTCCTGGGTGCTGCAGGTGTTATTGTTGCAAAGGTTTTTGGATGCGGCGGCTGCATATGCTACTGGTAGAATAGGCTTCAGGATGATTCTCCTGTCCTTGGGCGCGCTGGCACTTATGTATCTGTTTTATCATGTCATGGATGGACTCGGGAACTGTTATGAGGAGATTTACGGGCTAAGCGTGGGCAAGCACCTGAACCTGATGATTTTTAGAAGAGTAGATTCGTTACAGGTCTCTGAATTCGAGGACACGAAGCGGCTGGATTATATCGATAAGGCTGTGAACGGGAGCGGCAAGCTGATCTGGATCGGGACGACCTTACTGGACATTCTATTCTACTATACGACTTATTTCGTGTTCATCGGGTGGTATCTGTTCACGCTCAAGCCGGTGCTTGCGCTAAGCATTGTCGTCGTATTTGTCCCGGTGATGCTCTCTGAGTGGGTGCTGATGTCAGCATTCAGGAATCTGGAGGCGGCAGCTGCTCCGATCCGGCGGGAAAATGACTACTATGAACAGTGCTTAACGGACAAAAAGTATCTCTCAGAGACCCGGTTGCTGGGGGCTACTGCATTTTTCGAGAATCTGTATACCTCTGCCCTGCAACGGTTGAACGCTATTGTACTTCGGACGCAGGTACGCAAGCATCTCGTTCAGCTCATTCTGAATATAGTGACGGTTATTGGCTACGGCCTGATCGTGTATATGCTGTTTGTGTCTGTGATGAGGCAGGAGATTTCGATTGGAGCTTTTGCGGCGGTGCTGGCTTCGATTGGCAGTCTATACCGGTTCATGAACAAGCTGATCACCGAGAGAATCGCCTGGGCTACGGAGAATATCGGGTCTACTGAGCATTTTCTGGATTTCATCGACGAACCTGTTCAGAGGACCAGCAACATGCCAAGGCCCGCAGACAGTGATATTGAGCTAAAAGCTGTCCGCTTCCGCTATCCGACGGCGACCCGAAATGCGGTAGAGGAGATTGACCTGATCATCCCGAATAAGCAGACACTGGCGATTGTAGGCGAGAATGGAAGCGGGAAGACCACGCTGTGCCGCATCATTATGGGGTTATACCCGCCTTCGGCAGGGGAAGTGTGGTACGGGAAAGTGGAGGCCTCGCGGACTAGCTATGAGCGAACGTCGGCTGTTTTTCAACATTATCGCAAGTATAATGAGACTATACGGGAGAATGTGCGGATCAGCCAATATTCCAAACCAGCAGATGATACCGCAGTAGTATCCACGTGTGAGGAGGCCGGGGTGCTTTTATCCGGTGAAGGGGTTAAGGAAGGGCTGAATACGATGCTGGGACGGGAGTTCGGCGGCACGGATCTATCCGGCGGTCAGTGGCAGCGTGTAGCGATTGCGCGCGGATTGTTCCGGGACAGCGACCTGATGATTCTGGATGAACCCACGGCGGCCATCGATCCCCTGGAGGAGACCCGTCTATATAACGACTTCGCCGCCCTGTGCCGGGATAAAACCGCAGTCCTGGTCTCCCATAGATTAGGCTCTGTGAAGCTGGCGGATCGAATCCTCGTGATGAAGGACGGAAGGATCGTGCAGGATGGCACGCATGAGGAGTTAATGAGCATAGATGGCGAGTACCGGACGATGTATGAGGCGCAGCGGAAGTGGTATGTGTAG
- a CDS encoding ROK family protein, with product MNMLTAGIDVGGTKTLLCLTDEEGTVLEQYKVETQLSREPEVFFRWLFAELEQFCKRNGTTLTSLKGVGIGFPGVMNERTGTLTSAPALNWPATTDIRPVIAAYYPGLVVLDNDVNMAAMGEYAAGSAAGSEHFIMITVGTGVGSALFLNGQLYRGASFAAGEIGYLIVEPGAVHAAADPEYSEFGPFEMEVSGTGIGAKAAARLHGNNSSSLIRELAQGDAVRAEHVFAAAQQRDETALALLDHAYEQMAAAVKNIAITLDLELVILGGGVVEKNPGYVQEVAARVSRYTPEQALTIRQAVLGNQAGAIGAAAAARSRLNAGTGQN from the coding sequence ATGAATATGTTAACTGCCGGAATTGATGTGGGCGGCACCAAGACACTGCTATGCCTCACAGATGAAGAAGGTACGGTGCTTGAACAGTACAAGGTGGAGACGCAGCTGAGCCGGGAGCCGGAGGTATTCTTCCGCTGGTTATTCGCCGAACTGGAGCAATTCTGCAAGCGTAACGGCACTACGCTCACTTCTCTGAAGGGAGTGGGCATCGGGTTCCCGGGAGTCATGAATGAGCGCACTGGCACACTGACCAGCGCACCGGCGCTCAATTGGCCTGCAACCACGGATATTCGTCCGGTAATTGCCGCTTATTATCCCGGACTGGTCGTGCTGGACAATGATGTGAATATGGCGGCTATGGGCGAGTATGCAGCGGGCTCGGCTGCCGGATCTGAGCATTTCATTATGATCACAGTCGGGACGGGGGTGGGCAGCGCCTTGTTCCTGAACGGCCAGCTCTACCGGGGAGCCAGCTTCGCTGCGGGTGAGATCGGCTATCTCATCGTTGAGCCGGGAGCGGTTCATGCTGCTGCCGATCCGGAGTACAGTGAGTTCGGTCCTTTTGAGATGGAGGTATCCGGCACGGGGATTGGAGCGAAGGCGGCTGCAAGGCTGCACGGGAACAACAGTAGTTCATTGATCCGGGAGCTGGCGCAGGGCGATGCGGTCCGGGCGGAGCATGTATTTGCAGCCGCGCAGCAACGGGATGAGACAGCACTTGCGCTGCTGGATCATGCGTATGAACAGATGGCGGCGGCGGTCAAGAATATTGCGATTACGCTGGATCTGGAGCTGGTCATTCTCGGCGGCGGTGTCGTGGAGAAGAACCCGGGCTATGTGCAGGAGGTTGCAGCGCGGGTCAGCCGGTACACGCCTGAGCAAGCCTTAACGATCCGGCAGGCGGTGCTCGGCAATCAGGCGGGAGCGATAGGTGCTGCTGCGGCGGCCCGAAGCAGGCTGAACGCAGGAACCGGGCAGAATTGA
- a CDS encoding macro domain-containing protein, with protein MTIQFVNGDLLEASEDILGHQVNCQGVMGSGIAKILRDRYPNLYPEYKKYCDQHTPDELLGHCQLVQTGAKYTSNLFGQLNYGRSKTRYTDYAALEQAVTRLKTEAQAKGLSVALPYNIGCGLANGEWSVVERIIGTVFEDYEVTLYKI; from the coding sequence ATGACCATCCAATTCGTAAACGGCGATCTATTAGAAGCCAGTGAAGATATTCTAGGACATCAGGTGAATTGTCAGGGGGTGATGGGGTCGGGGATTGCGAAGATCCTGCGGGACCGTTATCCGAATTTATATCCTGAGTACAAAAAATACTGCGACCAGCACACGCCTGACGAGCTGCTCGGACACTGCCAGCTGGTGCAGACGGGCGCGAAGTACACGTCGAATCTGTTCGGCCAGCTTAACTATGGAAGGAGCAAAACCCGGTATACGGATTATGCTGCGCTGGAGCAAGCGGTAACTAGACTGAAGACAGAAGCACAGGCCAAGGGTCTGTCTGTCGCCCTCCCGTACAACATTGGCTGCGGGCTGGCGAACGGGGAGTGGAGTGTGGTGGAGCGGATCATCGGGACAGTGTTTGAAGATTATGAAGTCACTTTGTACAAAATCTAG
- a CDS encoding ROK family transcriptional regulator has product MRIQTAGTPKVMRNLNEFLILDQMIGGGPQSRADLSRYTGLSKPTVSSAIAHLIERGLVRETGRAENTQGRKATLVEFNPKCFYTLGAEVGGSSLRIALADMSGEICYYKQLSMPEGGLTEAVYQDFLVQSIEGLLADSGISREKLRAAAFGIPGVVDPADGSVSDLVAPLRGCEGVLARANLARLFPVPIVTENDVNLAALAEYASSGMAASGSLLYFSIGAGTGGGLIIHGEIYRGLGGGAGELANLMLSAGRLEDVLSTDGLRQLANRMAKEYTGAGDTAHLLSTPGGTAAQIWDAVRRGEPLALTIMEAYCNLLAEAVGSICTVMAPATVVLGGELGSHGEILLERLEARLGGLQRKPRLAASSHGDKDVVLGAVQTAVQLAFRELRA; this is encoded by the coding sequence GTGAGAATTCAAACGGCCGGGACCCCCAAGGTCATGCGCAATCTCAATGAATTTCTGATTCTGGACCAGATGATCGGCGGCGGACCGCAATCCAGGGCGGATCTTAGCCGGTATACCGGCTTAAGCAAGCCTACGGTATCCTCGGCCATTGCTCATCTTATAGAACGCGGACTGGTCAGAGAGACCGGCAGAGCAGAGAATACTCAGGGCCGCAAAGCGACTCTAGTGGAATTCAACCCGAAATGCTTTTATACCCTGGGGGCTGAGGTGGGGGGAAGCAGCCTGCGCATAGCACTCGCAGATATGAGCGGAGAGATCTGCTATTACAAGCAGCTGTCTATGCCGGAGGGCGGGCTGACAGAGGCGGTATATCAAGACTTCCTGGTTCAGAGCATAGAGGGACTGCTTGCGGATTCCGGGATCTCCCGGGAGAAGCTGCGGGCTGCCGCCTTCGGGATTCCTGGCGTAGTGGACCCGGCAGATGGCAGCGTGTCTGACCTGGTTGCCCCGCTGCGCGGGTGTGAAGGGGTGCTCGCAAGGGCTAATCTAGCCCGGCTGTTCCCCGTGCCCATAGTGACGGAGAATGATGTCAACCTCGCGGCTCTGGCGGAGTATGCCTCTTCGGGTATGGCGGCAAGCGGCTCTCTGCTGTACTTCTCCATCGGCGCAGGAACCGGGGGCGGCCTTATTATCCACGGGGAGATCTACCGGGGGCTTGGCGGCGGTGCAGGCGAGCTAGCGAATCTGATGCTGAGCGCAGGCAGGCTGGAGGATGTACTGTCTACAGACGGATTAAGGCAACTGGCCAATCGGATGGCAAAAGAATACACAGGCGCAGGTGATACAGCGCATCTGCTGTCCACACCTGGAGGAACGGCAGCGCAGATATGGGATGCAGTGCGCAGAGGCGAGCCTCTTGCACTGACTATTATGGAAGCTTACTGCAATCTGCTCGCAGAGGCGGTGGGCAGTATTTGTACAGTGATGGCTCCAGCGACTGTGGTTCTTGGAGGCGAACTGGGCAGCCATGGAGAGATCCTGCTGGAGAGGCTGGAAGCCAGGCTGGGCGGGCTTCAACGGAAGCCCCGGCTGGCTGCTTCCAGCCACGGTGACAAGGATGTGGTTCTTGGAGCGGTGCAGACCGCGGTCCAGTTGGCTTTTCGTGAGCTGCGGGCATAA
- a CDS encoding alpha-L-arabinofuranosidase C-terminal domain-containing protein, with amino-acid sequence MKIQITDKPGVSISKGMIGLFFEDINYGLDGGLHAEMIENRSFEFMKAQGDRGSYSESHDGLYGWTAYPAEAYEATLQIQTEHPQNEVNPHYLAFTAGETQNAFTNKAYDGVSLKPGLTYEVSFYARAEGYTGGIEVSVEQNSTVMAQAVIATAVGEEWTRYTAQLSSSGPVSYGHFVIRLDAPGTVCFDFVSMIPSDAVRGLFRRDLVGLLEEMKPGFLRFPGGCIVEGYNLENRYQWKRSVGAAEQRRNNSSRWALHGNNEENQYTSEYSHYNQSLGIGFYEYFLLCEYLGARPIPVLNVGLACQFQSTEHVGVHDEAFQEYIQDALDLLEFANGPVDSQWGRLRSDMGHPEPFGLEMIGIGNEQWETEHADFFTRYDLFEQAIHAAYPSVQLIGSAGPDVSSVNYTRAWEYYRKRAEGNPNFVYAIDEHYYVKPEWLCENVHFYDQYPRDIKVFAGEYAGHYGNGMNAPHFNSWGAALAEAAFLTGLERNADIVVLASYAPLFARLGYAQWSPDMIWFDGESSYGTPSYYVQQMYSTLMGTKVLQTVHDQEEIPYTVSYDEEQQVLYVKLVNTLDRTVQVELETALSLNGIGEAYVMQGQEAEVNSIEAPRNIAPKREPLETANSMVYTLEPKSFHVLRMECGVR; translated from the coding sequence ATGAAAATACAAATTACAGATAAACCCGGAGTATCGATCTCCAAGGGGATGATTGGGCTCTTCTTCGAGGATATCAACTATGGTCTGGACGGCGGGCTGCATGCCGAGATGATTGAGAACCGTTCCTTTGAGTTCATGAAGGCGCAGGGCGACAGGGGGAGCTACAGCGAGAGTCATGACGGCCTTTATGGTTGGACGGCTTATCCCGCAGAGGCATACGAAGCCACGCTTCAGATTCAGACGGAGCATCCGCAGAATGAGGTCAATCCCCATTACCTGGCGTTTACCGCCGGGGAGACGCAGAATGCTTTTACCAATAAAGCCTATGATGGTGTCTCCCTGAAGCCGGGACTTACGTATGAGGTATCCTTCTATGCCAGAGCGGAGGGGTATACAGGGGGCATTGAAGTTTCGGTTGAGCAAAATAGCACAGTTATGGCGCAGGCCGTCATCGCGACAGCGGTAGGGGAAGAGTGGACACGCTATACAGCGCAGCTTAGCAGCAGTGGGCCTGTATCGTATGGGCATTTCGTCATCCGGCTGGATGCTCCGGGTACGGTCTGCTTCGACTTCGTCTCCATGATTCCCTCCGATGCGGTGCGGGGTCTGTTCCGCCGGGATCTGGTCGGGCTGCTGGAGGAGATGAAGCCTGGCTTCCTGCGGTTCCCGGGTGGATGTATTGTTGAAGGCTATAACCTGGAGAACCGTTACCAATGGAAGCGGAGTGTGGGTGCCGCCGAACAGCGCAGGAATAATAGCAGCCGCTGGGCGCTGCACGGGAATAATGAAGAGAATCAGTACACGAGCGAATACAGTCATTATAATCAGAGTCTGGGGATTGGGTTCTATGAGTATTTCCTGTTGTGTGAATACCTGGGAGCGCGGCCGATTCCGGTGCTGAATGTCGGGCTGGCTTGCCAGTTCCAGTCTACAGAGCATGTGGGCGTGCATGATGAGGCTTTCCAGGAGTATATTCAGGATGCGCTGGATCTGCTGGAATTCGCCAACGGGCCAGTGGATTCTCAGTGGGGCCGCCTGCGGAGTGATATGGGCCATCCTGAACCGTTCGGTCTGGAGATGATCGGGATCGGCAACGAGCAGTGGGAGACGGAGCATGCGGACTTTTTCACCCGATACGATCTGTTCGAGCAGGCAATTCATGCGGCGTACCCGTCTGTACAGCTCATCGGCTCCGCCGGGCCGGATGTCAGTTCGGTCAACTACACCCGGGCGTGGGAATATTACCGGAAGCGGGCCGAGGGTAATCCAAACTTCGTCTACGCTATCGATGAGCATTACTACGTGAAGCCGGAATGGCTGTGCGAAAATGTGCATTTCTATGATCAGTATCCGAGAGACATCAAGGTGTTCGCCGGGGAATATGCGGGTCACTATGGCAACGGGATGAATGCGCCGCACTTCAACAGCTGGGGCGCTGCGCTGGCAGAAGCCGCATTCCTGACAGGCCTTGAGCGCAATGCCGATATCGTTGTGCTGGCCTCTTATGCTCCGTTGTTCGCCAGACTCGGCTATGCCCAGTGGTCGCCGGATATGATCTGGTTCGACGGGGAGAGCAGCTACGGTACACCAAGCTATTATGTGCAGCAAATGTACAGTACACTGATGGGAACGAAGGTGCTGCAGACCGTACATGATCAGGAGGAGATTCCTTACACTGTCTCTTATGATGAGGAGCAGCAAGTCCTTTATGTGAAGCTGGTGAACACGCTGGACCGTACCGTTCAGGTGGAGCTGGAGACAGCACTGTCCTTGAACGGAATCGGCGAGGCGTATGTCATGCAGGGACAGGAAGCGGAAGTGAACTCTATTGAGGCTCCGCGCAACATCGCGCCTAAGCGTGAGCCGCTTGAGACCGCGAACTCCATGGTATATACGCTTGAGCCCAAGTCGTTCCATGTGCTGCGGATGGAGTGCGGGGTAAGGTAA
- a CDS encoding cellulase family glycosylhydrolase, with product MMKEWTGYSRGVNLGGWLSQCPYQHTHYDSFITEKDIETIASWGLDHVRLPVDYEVIEDTGNAETYAGFKHIDNCIRWCAAHGLNLIIDLHKTPGFSFNSVAENSLFDDLALQERFLNLWKAIASRYASYKDTVAFELLNEIVEKDSSRWNALAHRTITEIRKHAPETKIVVGGIQWNSVHTLELLDQPFDENIVYTFHFYEPFLFTHQRAAWVEQMPKSSMDYPGDLENYRSTSAAIGAFGSGLHTEGIHEMGPAYMTSLIQNAIDVAAERNVYLYCGEYGVIEQAPSQSVVNWYKDVHGVFEQYKIGRAAWTYKKMDFGISDRYDSSITSAIISYL from the coding sequence ATGATGAAAGAGTGGACCGGTTATTCAAGAGGGGTGAATCTCGGAGGCTGGCTGTCCCAGTGTCCGTATCAGCATACACATTATGATAGCTTCATTACGGAGAAGGATATCGAGACGATTGCATCCTGGGGACTGGACCATGTCCGGCTGCCGGTAGATTATGAAGTGATAGAGGATACGGGGAATGCCGAGACTTACGCCGGGTTCAAGCATATCGACAATTGTATCCGCTGGTGCGCTGCCCATGGGCTGAATCTCATTATTGATCTGCATAAGACGCCGGGCTTCTCCTTCAACAGCGTGGCCGAGAATTCCCTGTTCGACGATCTGGCGCTCCAAGAGCGGTTCTTGAATCTGTGGAAGGCGATTGCCAGCCGGTATGCCAGCTACAAGGACACTGTGGCTTTTGAATTGTTGAATGAGATTGTGGAGAAGGACAGCAGCCGCTGGAATGCGCTGGCCCACCGGACGATTACTGAAATCCGCAAGCATGCGCCGGAGACCAAAATCGTTGTCGGCGGTATCCAGTGGAACAGCGTGCACACCTTGGAGCTGTTGGACCAGCCTTTTGATGAGAATATCGTCTACACCTTCCACTTCTATGAGCCGTTCCTGTTCACGCACCAGCGTGCGGCTTGGGTGGAGCAGATGCCTAAGAGCAGCATGGACTATCCGGGTGATCTGGAGAACTACCGCAGCACTTCGGCGGCCATTGGCGCTTTCGGCTCGGGGCTGCATACAGAAGGTATCCACGAGATGGGTCCGGCGTACATGACCAGCCTAATTCAGAATGCCATCGATGTCGCTGCGGAGCGGAATGTGTATCTGTACTGCGGGGAATACGGCGTTATTGAGCAAGCTCCTTCGCAGAGCGTGGTGAACTGGTATAAGGATGTGCATGGAGTGTTCGAGCAATACAAGATAGGCCGGGCCGCTTGGACCTATAAAAAGATGGACTTCGGCATCTCCGACCGCTACGACAGCAGCATTACTTCTGCGATTATTTCTTATCTGTGA
- a CDS encoding helix-turn-helix transcriptional regulator has protein sequence MNIHNIGYNHSHDADFIINRPQGSGDYMLLLLKTPAIFTLEGKSRVTGPDSFILYSEHTPQFYRAYGSQFTNDWFHFRLDKPGNEALLDRLAIPRDEVIPIGDLNELSIIINNLCYEAYSENPHKDETIELYLQLFFIKLSNRIHSTQKEVGNTHYNKMSIIRTKIYNQPFLNWTIDGLSHELTMSRSCFQHLYKDFFGVSPMADVITSRIEHAKYLLTTTDTSVKKIAEMSGYASEIHFMRQFKQQTGQTPSQYREHKK, from the coding sequence ATGAACATACACAATATCGGCTACAATCACAGCCATGACGCGGACTTCATCATCAACAGGCCCCAAGGGTCGGGAGACTATATGCTGCTGTTGCTGAAGACGCCGGCCATCTTCACTTTGGAGGGAAAGAGCCGGGTGACAGGTCCAGACTCCTTCATCCTGTACAGTGAGCATACGCCTCAGTTCTACCGGGCATACGGGTCACAGTTCACCAATGACTGGTTCCATTTCCGGCTGGACAAGCCGGGGAATGAAGCGCTGCTGGACCGTCTGGCGATCCCCAGGGATGAAGTCATTCCGATTGGTGACCTGAACGAGCTATCGATTATCATTAACAATTTGTGCTATGAGGCTTATTCCGAGAACCCGCATAAGGACGAGACCATCGAATTATATCTGCAATTATTCTTCATTAAGCTCAGCAACCGGATTCATTCGACCCAGAAGGAAGTCGGCAACACGCATTACAACAAGATGTCCATTATCCGCACCAAAATCTATAACCAGCCCTTCCTGAACTGGACCATCGATGGACTATCCCACGAATTAACCATGAGCCGCTCCTGCTTCCAGCACTTGTATAAGGACTTCTTCGGTGTAAGCCCGATGGCCGACGTCATTACCAGCCGGATCGAACATGCGAAATACCTGCTCACCACCACGGACACCTCCGTCAAAAAAATCGCAGAAATGAGCGGCTACGCCAGCGAGATTCACTTCATGCGCCAGTTCAAGCAGCAGACAGGGCAGACGCCGTCACAGTACAGGGAGCACAAAAAATAA
- a CDS encoding TetR/AcrR family transcriptional regulator yields the protein MKTSVKDNKRKAILDASTELLALKPTATLQEIADHAGIGIATLHRYFSTRELLLDALALNAIGLVEEALGGVTAEERDMLSFLMEVFEVLIPLGSKVSFLSSAASVDENPHIVAEEARIKQPLREAVEGWQARGLLNAGMTAHWIITVMYNLLFVAWQEIQKGNLAKNDAPQLLVNTVLQGFGRTGQGDGR from the coding sequence ATGAAAACCAGTGTTAAAGATAACAAACGCAAGGCCATTCTGGATGCGTCCACGGAGCTGCTTGCGCTCAAGCCGACGGCTACGCTGCAGGAGATAGCGGATCACGCAGGGATCGGCATTGCGACGCTGCACCGTTATTTCTCCACCAGGGAGCTGCTGCTGGATGCGCTGGCGCTGAATGCGATCGGGCTGGTGGAAGAAGCGCTTGGGGGCGTTACCGCAGAGGAGCGCGATATGCTCTCATTCCTGATGGAAGTGTTCGAGGTGCTGATTCCTTTGGGCAGCAAGGTGTCTTTTCTCAGCTCTGCAGCCTCAGTGGACGAGAACCCGCATATTGTAGCCGAGGAAGCACGGATCAAGCAGCCACTGCGGGAAGCGGTGGAGGGCTGGCAGGCACGCGGTCTGCTGAATGCCGGAATGACCGCCCACTGGATCATCACGGTCATGTATAATCTGTTGTTCGTTGCCTGGCAGGAGATCCAGAAGGGGAATCTTGCGAAGAATGACGCTCCGCAGCTGCTGGTTAATACAGTCCTCCAAGGCTTTGGCAGAACAGGGCAAGGGGACGGCAGGTAA
- a CDS encoding GNAT family N-acetyltransferase — MSTLQVEIVDRLDEVQKSEVARLYYQAFALKFSALWIFTREEKEVVEVLCRSLRYDNGLYALCEGRVIGFIGLEKGDGFFAALNYASLRQTFGIFGGVWRYAAYGVYRLFHSGISKDTIHIDPLVVSGEARGLGIGTRLLEAAFTWSRQANRSKVLLEVVDTNPLAKKLYERVGFRTFKVENTRLFSSQAGFHKVLHMEKMLK; from the coding sequence ATGTCAACACTGCAAGTAGAGATCGTAGACCGCTTGGATGAAGTGCAGAAAAGCGAGGTCGCCAGGCTGTACTACCAGGCTTTTGCCCTCAAATTCAGCGCCCTGTGGATATTTACCCGTGAAGAGAAGGAGGTTGTGGAGGTGCTCTGCCGCAGCCTGCGTTATGACAACGGTCTATACGCGCTATGTGAAGGAAGGGTTATAGGATTCATCGGTCTGGAAAAAGGTGACGGCTTCTTCGCCGCGCTAAACTATGCGTCGCTCAGGCAGACATTCGGTATCTTCGGTGGTGTGTGGCGGTATGCAGCCTACGGCGTATACCGTCTGTTCCACAGTGGTATCTCTAAGGACACGATTCACATTGACCCGCTTGTTGTTTCTGGTGAAGCCAGAGGGCTTGGAATCGGAACCCGGCTGCTGGAAGCCGCCTTCACCTGGTCCCGGCAGGCGAACCGCAGTAAGGTGCTGCTGGAGGTTGTCGATACCAATCCGCTGGCGAAGAAGCTGTATGAGCGGGTAGGCTTCCGGACCTTCAAGGTGGAGAATACCCGGTTGTTCTCCTCGCAGGCGGGCTTCCACAAAGTGCTGCATATGGAGAAAATGCTGAAATAG